The nucleotide window TTTGCCGGCTGCCTTCTTGTGGCATTCAGGCGCAGATATGGAATACAGCTCGAAAACCGCATACTATACGGAACAAAAAGAGATTACCAATGGGCAAAGAATAGGAATGTCGGCAACGTTGAATTGCCGGGAAGGATAGGTTTCGGTCTGCCATTGCCTTTTGGCAGATTCAACGATGAGATCGTATCTATTTCCGAAAACGCAAATACCGGCGACAGGCGCGCAAGCCCGCTTCTTGTAGCTGTTAAAAAATCCGACGATGGCAGCTATTATCCCGTTTTTCTATATCTGAAAAGCAGGTTTCTTCCTCAAGGAGTCAAACTTAAATGGAAGAGGCGCAATTTTTCTGCTCCTGAACAATCACAGATAGTTGACGACTTCCTGAATTTTTATTCCGGCAACGGGCGTCTTGTTGACATCACGCCGGAGGTGCTCATATGACCTCAATTAACTCCTGGAGCCGCTTGTCGGACGCGGCGCTGGAAATGCTGAAACTTCCCGCGGGCGCGTCATTTCCGCAGGCCGTAAGCGCGTGGAATTTGCTTCCCGAATCCGATGGCCGCTACGAAACCGATGCTGCCTTGGCCCGGCTGGCGGGGGGGGGGAATCCGCTTTTGCTCACATGGTCTATCGGCCCCGTCCAGGGCTTCATCGCGCAGGCGCGGCGCACCGCGGATTTATGGGCGGGGAGCATGATCCTTTCCACGCTGGCGGGCGAAGCGGCAATGGTGATTGTCCGCGAGCTCGGCCCCTGGGCGATCGCATTTCCTTCTATGCGCAACCAGCCGGCGCTTGAAAAATGGCTGTCGAACAACTTTGACGGTGAGGGCAAGTCCGATATCGGCTCGGATATCGCGGCGCTTCCAAACAGATTCTCGGCCGTAGTGCCCAAGGAATTGTTGGACAAATTAACCGCGCAGATGGAAGATTCAGTCCGGCAGGCTTGGAAGGCTATTGTCGACAGAGCGGCGAATTACATCCGCAACTGCGGTTTCCTGCTTGAAATGAGCGTTTTGGATCGCCAGATTCCCTCCCAGTTTCAGATAAGCTGGAGCGCCGTTCCTCTGCAAACCGATTACTCAAAGTCTAACGAGGCCGCGGCGTCCGCGTTCAATGCGATGAGGGCGGGAAGGCCGTTTATCCAGATATCCGAACCCGGAACGAAGTGCTTTTTGTGCGGCGAGCGCACCGCACTTAACCACGGTGGCGAAAAAGATTCAGAAGCATGGCAAGCCCTTTCGTTAAAGGACAAGAGCAAGGGTTTCTTCCGAAAGGGCAAAAAGGAGGGCTTGTGCGCGGTCTGCCTGGCGAAGCGCGTTTTTCCCATCGGCGGGGACGGCGATGCGTTTGCCTTTCCTTCAACCCACGAGATTTCGCTTGGCGATTTCCGCTCGCAACTCGGAAAGGCCATCAGGGATAGCGATGAATTGCGCCAGGCATACGGCAAATTCCGCGCCGCGCTTGAACGGGCGGACGAAAAGTTGGACGAACCCGCCATTGTCCGTTGCCGCGGGAATTGCGAATCCGAGGACGGGCGGGGCGTAAATGCGACCTGGTTTCTCCGGGAATTTCCTACTGAAGCCAAAGAAGCAGAATCGGCGCGCCAGGAATTCGAGAGATCGCTGAAAGCGCAAAGCGTGCCTTTTCCGTCCGGCTATTACGCGATCCTCCTGATGGACGGCGACAATGTAGGCAAGCTGTTGCGCGGCTCCGGCAATTCAAACGGATTGGCCGAGCGCCACGCAAAGTTTTCGTCCGCGCTCAACAACTTTGCGCTGAAAATGGTTCCGGGGATTGTGAGGCGGCATCTCGGCCACCTTGTTTACGCCGGGGGCGATGATGTTCTTGCGTTTCTTCCCGCGGCTTCCGCGCTTGATTGTTGCGCGGAACTTGCCTTGTCGTATCGGGAAGGCCTTGAATTCGCGGGGCCGGACGCCACCATTTCGGCCGCGATAATTTTCCCACATGCTTTGTCCCCGGTCGGCCCAC belongs to bacterium and includes:
- the cas10 gene encoding type III-B CRISPR-associated protein Cas10/Cmr2 encodes the protein MTSINSWSRLSDAALEMLKLPAGASFPQAVSAWNLLPESDGRYETDAALARLAGGGNPLLLTWSIGPVQGFIAQARRTADLWAGSMILSTLAGEAAMVIVRELGPWAIAFPSMRNQPALEKWLSNNFDGEGKSDIGSDIAALPNRFSAVVPKELLDKLTAQMEDSVRQAWKAIVDRAANYIRNCGFLLEMSVLDRQIPSQFQISWSAVPLQTDYSKSNEAAASAFNAMRAGRPFIQISEPGTKCFLCGERTALNHGGEKDSEAWQALSLKDKSKGFFRKGKKEGLCAVCLAKRVFPIGGDGDAFAFPSTHEISLGDFRSQLGKAIRDSDELRQAYGKFRAALERADEKLDEPAIVRCRGNCESEDGRGVNATWFLREFPTEAKEAESARQEFERSLKAQSVPFPSGYYAILLMDGDNVGKLLRGSGNSNGLAERHAKFSSALNNFALKMVPGIVRRHLGHLVYAGGDDVLAFLPAASALDCCAELALSYREGLEFAGPDATISAAIIFPHALSPVGPLLTETHRLLDGYAKDELKRNALAFQVMQRNGIRAKGGFKFVECDGQPDWFEKLRKVRSELGARLGSTKLYSIIELAEQLTGENVSDGIGEAALSALVLHSVSKSGLLGGGERGDSKDKSIALRVSELLLPFVIHRKTEVLKLARFLAMNEMRVQEENK